In Erwinia pyrifoliae DSM 12163, the genomic window GCGAAAAACTGGGCGGTTACCTGCCAACGCGTGAAGCGACATTCAGCGAGAAGCTGGAAATGCCGGCGCTGGAAGACTTCCGCCAGCTGCTGGATGAGCAGAACAAAGAGATCTCAACCACTATCGCTTTCGTGCGCGCCCTGAACGTGATGCTGAAGAACCCGTCGATCAAAGATCGCCTGGTGCCAATCATCGCCGACGAAGCGCGTACCTTCGGTATGGAAGGCCTGTTCCGCCAGATTGGTATTTACAGCCCGAACGGCCAGCAGTACACCCCGCAGGATCGTGAGCAGGTTGCTTACTATAAAGAAGACGAGAAAGGTCAGATCCTGCAGGAAGGGATCAACGAACTGGGGGCAGGCGCATCCTGGCTGGCGGCGGCAACGTCTTACAGCACCAACAATCTGCCGATGATCCCGTTCTATATCTACTACTCGATGTTTGGCTTCCAGCGTATCGGCGATCTGTGCTGGGCAGCGGGCGACCAGCAGGCGCGCGGCTTCCTGGTCGGCGGCACCTCCGGTCGTACCACCCTGAACGGCGAAGGTTTGCAGCACGAAGATGGTCACAGCCACATTCAGTCGCTGACTATCCCGAACTGTATCTCTTACGACCCGGCTTACGCCTATGAAGTGGCGGTCATCATGCATGACGGCCTGGTGCGCATGTACGGTGAAGCACAGGAAAATATTTACTACTACATCACCACGCTGAACGAAAACTACCATATGCCTGCTATGCCGGCCGGTGCAGAAGAGGGTATCCGTAAGGGTATCTATAAGTTGGACACGATTGAAGGTAGCAAAGGCAAGGTACAGCTGCTGGGTTCAGGCTCTATTCTGCGTCACGTCCGTGAAGCGGCAGAGATTCTGGCGAAAGACTATGGCGTGGGTTCTGACGTGTACAGCGTGACCTCGTTCACCGAACTGGCGCGTGACGGTCAGGACTGCGAGCGCTGGAATATGCTGCACCCAACCGAGGAAGCCCGCGTGCCGTACATCGCTCAGGTGATGAACGATGCCCCAGCCGTGGCGTCTACCGACTACATGAAACTGTTTGCCGAGCAGGTGCGCAGCTTTATTCCAGCCAGCGACTATCGCGTACTGGGTACTGACGGTTTCGGTCGTTCAGACAGCCGTGAAAATCTGCGTCACCACTTCGAAGTGGACGCATCTTACGTAGTGGTTGCCGCGCTGGGTGAACTGGCTAAACGTGGCGAAATCGACAAGAAAGTGGTAGCAGAAGCTATCGCTAAATTCGATATCGATGCTGATAAAGTTAACCCGCGCCTGGCATAAGAGGTAATAGAGTAATGGCTATCGAAATTAATGTTCCTGATATCGGGGCGGACGAAGTTGAAGTCACCGAGATCCTGGTCAAGGTTGGCGACACGGTAGAAGTTGAGCAGTCGATACTGGTAGTTGAAGGCGACAAAGCCTCAATGGAAGTGCCTTCGCCGCAGGCTGGCGTGGTGAAAGAGATCAAAATCGCCACCGGCGACCGGGTTGAAACCGGTAAACTGATTATGATCTTCGAAGCGGCTGGCGATGCGCCTGCACCGGCAGTGGCTGAAGAGAAGCAAGAGGCGGCTCCGGCCGCTGCTGCTGCGGCCCCGGCGGCTGCCAGCGCGGCAAAAGAAGTGAACGTACCGGATATCGGCGGCGACGAAGTTGAAGTGACCGAGATCATGGTCAAAGTCGGCGACAAGGTTGAAGCGGAACAGTCGATCCTCACCGTTGAGGGCGACAAAGCCTCAATGGAAGTGCCTGCACCATTCGCCGGTACGGTTAAAGAGATCAAAATCAGCGCTGGCGATAAAGTCAGCACCGGTTCTCTGGTAATGGTCTTTGACGTTGAGGGCGCAGCGCCTGCTGCGGCTCCGGCGGCGAAAGCTGAAGCGCCAGCACCTGCTGCGGCTAAGCAGGAAGAAAAAGCCGCTCCGGCAGCGGCTCCTGCTAAAGCGGAAGCGAAGTCTGAATTTGCAGAAAACGATGCCTACGTGCACGCCACGCCGGTTATCCGCCGTCTGGCGCGTGAATTCGGCGTTAACCTGGCGAAGGTCAAGGGCACCGGACGCAAATCACGAATTCTGAAAGAAGACGTGCAGAGCTACGTCAAAGACGCGGTGAAACGCGCCGAAGCACCGGCGGCTGCCGGTGGCGGAATGCCGGGCATGCTGCCGTGGCCGAAAGTGGACTACAGCAAGTTTGGTGAAGTTGAAGAAGTGGAGCTGGGCCGCATCCAGAAAATCTCTGGTGCCAACCTGAGCCGTAACTGGGTGATGATCCCGCACGTTACCCACTTCGACAAAACCGATATCACCGACCTGGAAGCGTTCCGCAAACAGCAGAACGCCGAAGCAGAGAAGCGCAAGCTGGACGTGAAGTTCACCCCGGTGGTGTTCATCATGAAAGCCGTTGCCGCTGCGCTTGAGCAAATGCCGCGCTTTAACAGCTCGCTGTCTGAAGATGCGCAGAAGCTGACGCTGAAAAAATACATCAACATCGGCGTGGCGGTTGATACGCCAAATGGCCTGGTGGTGCCGGTATTTAAAGACGTCAACAAGAAAGGGATTGTTGAGCTGTCGCGTGAACTGACCGCCATCTCGAAAAAAGCGCGTGATGGCAAACTAACCGCCGGCGAAATGCAGGGCGGCTGCTTCACCATCTCCAGCATTGGCGGCCTGGGGACGACCCACTTTGCGCCAATCGTTAACGCGCCGGAAGTGGCTATCCTTGGCGTCTCCAAGTCGGCGATGGAGCCGGTGTGGAATGGTAAAGAGTTTATGCCGCGTCTGATGATGCCGATTTCGCTCTCCTTCGACCACCGCGTGATCGACGGTGCGGACGGTGCGCGCTTCATTACCATCATTAATAACACCCTGGCCGACATCCGCCGTCTGGTGATGTAGGACCATTGATTAAGGCCGGCGTAAGCCGGCCTTGTTGTAAAGATTCGTGGCACCGTGGTTTGCAGTTTATTAACAATTCTGTAAACTCTTGCGGTGAACGCGTCCCGGTGGATAAAGGACGTTGAATAATATACCCAAAATAACTGGAGCTGCATCAAGGCGGCAAGGGAGCGAGTCCCGATGAGCTTACACCGGTAAGTGATTCGGGCGAGCGAACGCAGCCAACACAGATGCAGATTCAGGTATGACGGGTATCAGTCTGACCCGCCGGACTATCAAATAAGAGGTCATGATGAGTACAGAAATTAAAACTCAGGTCGTGGTACTTGGGGCAGGTCCTGCAGGCTACTCTGCCGCCTTCCGTGCAGCGGATTTAGGTCTGGAGACCGTTATCGTTGAGCGCTACAGCACCCTGGGCGGTGTTTGTCTGAACGTTGGCTGTATCCCTTCTAAAGCCCTGCTGCACGTTGCCAAAGTGATTGAAGAAGCCAAATCGTTGGAAGCACACGGCATTGTCTTCGGCAAGCCGCAGACTGATATCGATAAAGTGCGTGGCTGGAAAGAAAAAGTCATCTCTCAGCTGACCGGCGGTTTGGCCGGTATGGCGAAAGGCCGTAAGGTCAACGTGGTTAACGGCCTTGGTAAATTCACCGGTGCCAACACGCTGGAAGTGACCGCAGAAGAGGGTTCAAAAACCACCATCACTTTCGACAATGCGATTATCGCCGCCGGTTCGCGTCCTATTGAACTGCCGTTTATTCCGCATGAAGATCCGCGCGTTTGGGATTCAACCGATGCGCTGGAGCTGAAAGAAGTGCCGGAACGCCTGCTGGTAATGGGCGGCGGCATTATCGGCCTGGAAATGGCTACCGTTTATCATGCGCTGGGTTCACAGATCGACGTGGTAGAGATGTTTGATCAGGTGATCCCGGCTGCGGACAAAGACGTGGTGAAAGTGTTCACCAAACGTATTTCTAAGCAGTTCAACCTGATGCTGGAAACCAAAGTGACCGCCGTTGAAGCGAAAGAAGACGGTATCTATGTCACGATGGAAGGCAAAAAAGCGCCGTCCGAACCCCAGCGTTACGACGCGGTGCTGGTCGCCATTGGTCGCGTACCTAACGGTAAAGGTCTGGACGCGGGCAAAGCCGGTGTTGAAGTCGACGACCGTGGCTTTATCCGCGTTGATAAGCAGATGCGTACCAACGTGCCGCACATTTTCGCCATCGGCGATATCGTTGGTCAGCCGATGCTGGCGCACAAAGGCGTGCATGAAGGCCACGTCGCGGCAGAAGTGATCTCCGGTAAGAAACACTACTTCGACCCGAAAGTGATCCCGTCTATCGCCTACACCGAGCCGGAAGTTGCCTGGGTCGGTCTGACCGAGAAAGAAGCGAAAGAGCAAGGCATCAGCTATGAAACGTCCACCTTCCCGTGGGCAGCTTCAGGCCGCGCCATCGCTTCCGACTGTGCAGACGGCATGACCAAGCTGATCTTCGACAAAAACACCCATCGTGTGATCGGCGGTGCGATTGTCGGCACCAACGGCGGCGAGCTGCTGGGTGAAATCGGTCTGGCTATCGAGATGGGCTGTGATGCGGAAGATATCGCGCTGACCATCCACGCGCACCCAACCCTGCATGAATCGGTTGGCCTGGCGGCGGAAATCTTCGAAGGCAGCATTACCGACCTGCCAAACCCGAAAGCGAAAAAGAAATAACCCGCGATTGGTGTAGAAAATAACGGCTCCTGCGGGGGCCGTTTTGTATTTCTGCGGCAAAATAGCGTATCTTTGCCGCCTTTGAATAGCGATTGAAAGGCGCGTTGTGTCCGAAAAAGTTGCCCTGATCACCGGTGCCTCCCGTGGTATCGGTCACCATCTTGCCCGCCATTTTTATGCGCAGGGCTATCAGCTGATTTTAGTGGCGCGTGATGCGCAGCGGCTGGCATCCTTTGCCGCCACCCTTGATGCGGCACGCGTGCAGACGCTGGCGCTGGATCTCTGCGACCATCCGGCGGTGGCGCAGCGGCTACAGCTGGCGCTGGCAACGCATCAGCAGCTTGATGTGCTTGTCAACGCCGCCGGGATTTTCCGCCCCGGCTCAACGCAAACCCCGCTGTCAGACTTCAGCGCGCTGCTGGCGACCAACGTCACCGCCATCCATCACCTTTGCCAGCTGTGTACCCCGTGGCTGCTGAAATCGGCGGCAGGGCGCATCTTCAACCTTGCCTCGATCGGCGGCGTGCAGCCGTACGGCAGCGTTGCCAGCTATGCCGCCAGCAAACATGCGTTGGTGGGCTACAGCCGCTCGATTGCCCGCGAGCTGGGCATGCAGGGGATTAAGGTCACCACGCTGTGCCCGGACGTGGTGGATACCGATATGGCGCAGGGCAGCGGCTTTGAGGCAGACGAGATGCTGTCCACCGCCGATATCTGTCGCGCCGTCGATTTTGTTATGTCGCTGTCGCCTGCTGCCGTGGTCGATCTGCTGACCATCGGGCGTCAGCCGCGCCCGCGTCAACCCGCCTGATTCAGGAGCTTCCATGCTGGAACTGCAGGGAGTATCGCACGCGTTCGCTGAGCGCCAGGTACTCAACAACATCAATCTACAACTGACTGAAAAGCGTATTGGCATCGTCGGCAGCAATGGCTGCGGCAAAAGTACCTTTGCCCGCTTGCTGAACGGCCTGCTGCTGCCGAAGCAGGGCGAGGTGCGGGTCGATGGCCTGAATACCCGCCAGCATGGCAAAGCGGTGCGACGTAAAGTGGGTTTTGTTTTTCAGAACCCGGATAACCAGATTGTTTTTCCGCTGGTGGAAGAGGATCTGGCTTTCGGCATGAAGAATCTCGGGCTGTCGAAAGCGACGATCCGCGAGCGTACCGACGCCGCGCTGGCGCGTTACGATATGCAGGATCTGCGTCAGCATCCGGCACATCTGTTAAGCGGTGGACAAAAGCAGCTGCTGGCGATTTCGGGGGTGCTGGTGATGGAACCGCAGTATATCGTGTTTGACGAACCGACCACGCTGCTCGATCTGCGCAACAAGCGCCGCATTGCCGAAGCCATCGCCGGGTTGGATCAAACCGCCATTGTGGTATCGCACGATCTGGACTTCTTGCAGGATTTTGACCGCGTGCTGGTATTTGAAGGCGGGCAGGTGGTGGCAGATGATATCCCCGCCGTGGCGCTGAATGCCTATATCAGGATGATGTCATGACGGTAAGTGATTACCAGCCCGGCGATTCAGCCATCCACCGCCTGCCGCCGGGGATCAAAATCCTCGCGCTGGCGGTGACGGGCACGCTGCTGTTTGTTTTTCCCCGGCTGGCATTTGCCGTTGCTGTACTGTTTGTCATTGCGCTGTGTTATCCGCTGGCGCGTATTCCGGGGCGTACCCTGCTGCTGCAACTCAAGCCGCTGTTGTGGCTGTTGCTACTGCTGTTTGCCGTGCAGTGGTGGATGGTGAGCTGGCAGTCGGGCCTGCTGGTGATAGTGCGCCTGGCGGCATTAATGCTGATGGCGGCGCTGGTGACGCTAACCACCCGCACCAGCGCGATGATCGAGGCGCTGGAGAAAGGCCTGTTCTGGCTGCGCTTTATGCGCATCAACCCGGCAAAAATCAGCCTGGCGCTGGCGCTGGCGTTACGCTTTATCCCGGTGCTGGCGGCCATTACGCTTGAGGTGCGCGAAGCGCAAAGAGCGCGCGGGTTGGATCACAGCATTCTGGCCGTGGCCGTGCCGGTGATGGTGCGTACCCTGAAAATGGCTGATGATATCGCCGCTGCGCTGGAAGCCCGCGCTTACGACCCGCAGCCGCAACGTAAAACCTGAGAGAGTATTTATGTCCACCAAAGATATTGTCTATATCGCGCTGTTTGCCGCCATGACGGCGGCGCTGGGCCTGTTCCCGGCCTTCAACCTGCCGGTGATTGCGGTGCCGATCACCGCCCAGTCAATGGGCTGCATGTTTGCCGGGGCAATTGCCGGCGCGAAACGCGGCGCGCTGGCGATGGTGCTGTTTGACCTGCTGGTGGCCATCGGGCTACCGCTGCTGGCCGGAGGGCGCGGCGGGTTTGGCATCTTTATTGGCCCAGGCGCTGGCTTTATCCTCGCCTGGCCGCTGGCGGCGCTGCTGATTGGCTGGCTTTATCGTCGCAGCCTGCATTCCCTGACGTGGGTGAAAGAGCTGCTCATTGTCGCGCTGGGTGGGCTGGTACTGGTCTACTCAATGGGCATTCCCTGGATTGCTGCCGTGGCGGGCATCTCCCTGAAGCAGGCGGCCGTTGCCTCGCTGGGCTTCCTGCCGGGGGATCTGCTGAAAGTGGTGCTGGTGGTGGCTATCGTCCGCACGGTGCGGCGCGCCTGGCCAACGCTGGAATAACGCCGTACAGGCGGGGCGGGATTTTCCGCTCCGTCCGTGCTTACAGCCGCAGTAAAATCTTGCCTTTCAGCTCACCCGACCTTACCGCCGCCACCGCCTTATCAATCCCGGCCAGCGCATACTCGGCGACAATCTCTGTGGCAATCACCCCGTCACGGATCAGCGCCATCACTTCATCGATTTTACTTTGTACCACCGCCTTGTCGTGGCCGTGTACCCACATGCGCAGATGGAAATGGGAAAAACGAATGTCGGGGCGACTGCGCCAGAAGGCGGGCGGGATCGGCTGACCCGACAGCAGGCCATAGTGAATAAACTGCCCGCCGGGAGCCAGCGCCCGGGCCAGCGTCAGCGACTCATCGCCGCCGATACAGTCGAAGATCGCCGCCACGCCGCCGCTACGTTGCAGGGCGGCCAGCGCCTGAGGATAATCCGGCGCGCTGCTGTTCAGCAGACTTTGGGTGGCGTAACCGGTAAACAGCCTGAGGTTTTCCGCCTTACGCACGATGGCAACCGGCTCCAGCCCCATATGGTTGGCGATGCGGATCA contains:
- a CDS encoding SDR family NAD(P)-dependent oxidoreductase, which produces MSEKVALITGASRGIGHHLARHFYAQGYQLILVARDAQRLASFAATLDAARVQTLALDLCDHPAVAQRLQLALATHQQLDVLVNAAGIFRPGSTQTPLSDFSALLATNVTAIHHLCQLCTPWLLKSAAGRIFNLASIGGVQPYGSVASYAASKHALVGYSRSIARELGMQGIKVTTLCPDVVDTDMAQGSGFEADEMLSTADICRAVDFVMSLSPAAVVDLLTIGRQPRPRQPA
- the lpdA gene encoding dihydrolipoyl dehydrogenase, with the protein product MSTEIKTQVVVLGAGPAGYSAAFRAADLGLETVIVERYSTLGGVCLNVGCIPSKALLHVAKVIEEAKSLEAHGIVFGKPQTDIDKVRGWKEKVISQLTGGLAGMAKGRKVNVVNGLGKFTGANTLEVTAEEGSKTTITFDNAIIAAGSRPIELPFIPHEDPRVWDSTDALELKEVPERLLVMGGGIIGLEMATVYHALGSQIDVVEMFDQVIPAADKDVVKVFTKRISKQFNLMLETKVTAVEAKEDGIYVTMEGKKAPSEPQRYDAVLVAIGRVPNGKGLDAGKAGVEVDDRGFIRVDKQMRTNVPHIFAIGDIVGQPMLAHKGVHEGHVAAEVISGKKHYFDPKVIPSIAYTEPEVAWVGLTEKEAKEQGISYETSTFPWAASGRAIASDCADGMTKLIFDKNTHRVIGGAIVGTNGGELLGEIGLAIEMGCDAEDIALTIHAHPTLHESVGLAAEIFEGSITDLPNPKAKKK
- the aceF gene encoding pyruvate dehydrogenase complex dihydrolipoyllysine-residue acetyltransferase encodes the protein MAIEINVPDIGADEVEVTEILVKVGDTVEVEQSILVVEGDKASMEVPSPQAGVVKEIKIATGDRVETGKLIMIFEAAGDAPAPAVAEEKQEAAPAAAAAAPAAASAAKEVNVPDIGGDEVEVTEIMVKVGDKVEAEQSILTVEGDKASMEVPAPFAGTVKEIKISAGDKVSTGSLVMVFDVEGAAPAAAPAAKAEAPAPAAAKQEEKAAPAAAPAKAEAKSEFAENDAYVHATPVIRRLAREFGVNLAKVKGTGRKSRILKEDVQSYVKDAVKRAEAPAAAGGGMPGMLPWPKVDYSKFGEVEEVELGRIQKISGANLSRNWVMIPHVTHFDKTDITDLEAFRKQQNAEAEKRKLDVKFTPVVFIMKAVAAALEQMPRFNSSLSEDAQKLTLKKYINIGVAVDTPNGLVVPVFKDVNKKGIVELSRELTAISKKARDGKLTAGEMQGGCFTISSIGGLGTTHFAPIVNAPEVAILGVSKSAMEPVWNGKEFMPRLMMPISLSFDHRVIDGADGARFITIINNTLADIRRLVM
- a CDS encoding zinc-dependent alcohol dehydrogenase family protein; the encoded protein is MKASLFTRAMVREFGNIEDILRLEQAELPELADGQVRVKMSFATINPSDVITLSGAYRSRIALPFVPGFEGVGSICQSNDPALAVGQRVLPVGSMGAWQNYKDSAARWCFTLPDFVSDRQAATGYVNPMTALLMLSEALEFTPGMRIMINAANSAIGKMLIRIANHMGLEPVAIVRKAENLRLFTGYATQSLLNSSAPDYPQALAALQRSGGVAAIFDCIGGDESLTLARALAPGGQFIHYGLLSGQPIPPAFWRSRPDIRFSHFHLRMWVHGHDKAVVQSKIDEVMALIRDGVIATEIVAEYALAGIDKAVAAVRSGELKGKILLRL
- a CDS encoding energy-coupling factor transporter transmembrane component T family protein, encoding MTVSDYQPGDSAIHRLPPGIKILALAVTGTLLFVFPRLAFAVAVLFVIALCYPLARIPGRTLLLQLKPLLWLLLLLFAVQWWMVSWQSGLLVIVRLAALMLMAALVTLTTRTSAMIEALEKGLFWLRFMRINPAKISLALALALRFIPVLAAITLEVREAQRARGLDHSILAVAVPVMVRTLKMADDIAAALEARAYDPQPQRKT
- a CDS encoding energy-coupling factor ABC transporter ATP-binding protein; this encodes MLELQGVSHAFAERQVLNNINLQLTEKRIGIVGSNGCGKSTFARLLNGLLLPKQGEVRVDGLNTRQHGKAVRRKVGFVFQNPDNQIVFPLVEEDLAFGMKNLGLSKATIRERTDAALARYDMQDLRQHPAHLLSGGQKQLLAISGVLVMEPQYIVFDEPTTLLDLRNKRRIAEAIAGLDQTAIVVSHDLDFLQDFDRVLVFEGGQVVADDIPAVALNAYIRMMS
- a CDS encoding biotin transporter BioY; protein product: MISPLRWKPALTTRSRNVKPERVFMSTKDIVYIALFAAMTAALGLFPAFNLPVIAVPITAQSMGCMFAGAIAGAKRGALAMVLFDLLVAIGLPLLAGGRGGFGIFIGPGAGFILAWPLAALLIGWLYRRSLHSLTWVKELLIVALGGLVLVYSMGIPWIAAVAGISLKQAAVASLGFLPGDLLKVVLVVAIVRTVRRAWPTLE